The Cardiobacteriaceae bacterium TAE3-ERU3 nucleotide sequence CTTGGTATTGCACTCAGCTTTACTGCATGCATTTATCCATTAATCCCGATCGTCACCAGCCTCGTGGTAGGTAAAAACAGTACAACCGGTCGCAGCTATGGCTTGATTGGAATTTACGTTCTGTTTATGGGGCTGGCCATGGCTGCACTTGGTGCTATCTTTGGCTTGTTCCAAATCAACTTGCAAGTCGTCCTGCAAACGCCGTGGATTACCGCACTCGTTGCCGCGTTTTTTGCTCTGCTCGCATTGTCTCTGTTCGACGTATTCACCCTGCAAGCCCCTGCATGGTTGCAAACACATATCGACAAACTCAATCGCCGCCAACAATCCGGCTCATTCATCGGTGCTGCAGTGATGGGCGCTTTATCAGTGCTTGTAGTCAGCCCTTGCGCGACGCCAGTACTCACCGCACTACTACTGTTCAGCGCTCAAACCACGCCATTTAAAGGCGCATTGGCACTATTTTTGTTTGGCATTGGCACAGGCTTGCCGCTACTGCTATTTGCCGGTGCATTGCGTCGCTTCATGCCGCGTGCTGGTACGTGGATGAACGTCATCAAAAAAGGCTTTGCCTTTGCTCTGCTGGCCATAGCCGTATGGTTGGTAGCGCGCATTTTGCCAACTGGTTGGGCACTGCTGATCTGGGCAGGCTACAGCGTCCTGTTTGCCAGCTTCGTCTTTCCGCTTGAAGGTATAAGCGTACGCTTCGCACGTATGCGCTTTGCACTTGCCAGCGCGGCCTTGATTGCCGCACTACTACTCGGCCAACGCGCCACAAATGATTTACTTGGTAATCCACATAACGCTGCAGCGGTACAAGCTGAGCATGCCAGCTTCACTATGGTGAATGATGCGACTACCGTCAGCGAAATCATTAGCGCGAGTGACAAACCAGTCATTCTCGACTTTTATGCAGACTGGTGTATCGCCTGCAAGGTATGGGAGCGCGATATTTGGACGAACGCTGCATTCGCTACCCCACTTGCTGACTACACCTTACTCAAAGTGGACGTCACCGACTTTACCGACAAACACAAGCAGCTGTTTCAAGAATTAAATCTCGTTGGCCCACCGGCTGTGTTGATCTACCCTCCACACGGTGATTTTACCCAACCGGAACAACGCATTATTGGCGAAATCCCGGCTGATTCATTCATGCAAATTCTAGCCAAAAATGCCAATCCATCTGACTGACATATATATGAACAACGCCGTACCGCTTGCCCTATGCAAAAGCTGCAAGACAGGTGCGGCGCTGTTATTCCGTAGCGCATGGTATATAATGCGCTCCTTTAACCGCATGAAAGACCATGCGGCAGCGCGAAATGCCATCAATAAGCAGGCCCAGTACACTGAATAAAACACTACTGTATGCGCTTGATGGATTTAACGATAACCCAAATTTCCCACAATAACTGATAGCTTTATGCCACAAATTTTTGTCATCAACGGTCCGAACCTTAATTTACTCGGTACCCGCGAGCCTGACCAGTACGGTCACGACACCATTGAAGACCTCGAAAACCGTCTTGTCGAACTTGCCGGGGCCTTTGATCATGAACTCGAATTTATCCAGCACAACCACGAAGGCGCACTGATCGACCTGATCCATGCCGCCGGTGCGCACAAAGTCGACTTCATCATCATTAATCCTGCTGCTTTTACCCATACCAGCATTGCCTTACGTGATGCACTGGCAGCAGTTAAAATCCCGTTTATCGAAGTACACATTTCAAACATCCACGCCCGTGAACCCTTCCGACAGCAATCCTACTTCAGTGATCTGGCTGAAGGAGTTATTTGTGGATTGGGTACTCATGGTTATGAACTGGCGGTGATCGCCGCACACCAATACCTGAACAAACACAACACCTGAGAAAGTGAGGACGCATGGACATTCGCAAAATAAAAAAACTGATTGACCTGCTTGAAGGCACCGACGTCACCGAAATTGAAATCAATGAAGGTGAAGAAACTGTACGCATCAGCCGCCAGCAAAATGCACCGGCAGCCGCACCACAATATTTCAGCGTGCCGCAGCAACAGCAGTACGCACCCCAACCAGCGCAAGAAGCACCTGCTGCGCCCAGTGAACCAGCTGCTGCCAAACCACTCAGTGGTAAAATCATTCGCTCACCGATGGTCGGCACATTTTACGCTGCTGCATCACCTGATGCGGACGATTTCGTATCAGTTGGCCAACAAATCAGCGCTGGCGACACTGTATGTATCATCGAAGCAATGAAAATGTTTAACCGTATCGAAGCTGATTTTGGCGGGCAAGTCGTCGAAATTTTGGTCGAGAACGGACAGCCAGTCGAATACGACGAGCCACTCTTCGTCCTACAATAAGGAGGACGTATGTTTAACAAAGTCCTGATCGCCAACCGCGGCGAAATCGCCCTACGCATCTTGCGCGCATGCAATGAAATGGGGATTGAAACCGTTGCTGTACACTCAAAAGCAGACGCCGACCTCAAGCACGTCTTATTTGCGGATGAATCAGTCTGCATAGGCCCTGCGCCATCGAGCGAAAGCTACCTCAATATGCCGGCGATTATTGCCGCAGCCGAAGTCACCAATGCTGATGCCATCCACCCCGGCTACGGCTTTTTGTCTGAAAATGCCGACTTTGCCGAGCGCGTTGAGCAGTCCGGGTTTACCTTTATCGGCCCACGTGCTGAAACCATCCGCATGATGGGCGATAAGGTAGAAGCGATCAAAGCGATGAAAGCAGCTGGTATTCCTTGCGTTCCTGGCTCAGACGGCCCACTAAACAATGACCCTGAGACCATCAAAGCGACTGCTGAACGTATCGGTTATCCGGTTATCGTCAAAGCAGCTGGCGGTGGTGGCGGGCGCGGTATGCGCGTTGTACGCAGTGCCGAAGAAGTCGTTGATGCTGTACGCCTGACCAAGACCGAAGCACGCCAAGCATTTGGTAATGACATGGTATACATGGAAAAATTCCTTGAAACACCACGCCATATCGAAATTCAAGTACTTTCCGACAAACACGGCAATGCCATCCACCTCGGTGAACGCGATTGCTCACTACAGCGCCGCCACCAGAAGGTTATCGAAGAAGCACCAGCACCCGGCATCACCGAGCAGCAGCGCGCTGAGATCGGCGATATCTGCGTACAGGCATGTAAGCGTATTGGTTACCACGGCGCAGGTACATTTGAATTCCTTTACGAAAAAGGCGAATTTTTCTTTATCGAAATGAACACCCGTGTGCAAGTCGAGCATCCTGTTACTGAAATGATTACCGGGGTCGATATTGTTCGCGAGCAGATCCGTATCGCAGCTGGCTTGCCACTGTCATACACACAAGAAGACATCGTTATTCGCGGCCATGCTATTGAGTGCCGCATCAACGCCGAAGATCCGGAAAAATTCATCCCTTCACCGGGCAAAGTTACTGAATTCCACGCTCCAGGCGGCCTCGGTGTGCGCGTTGAATCCCACCTATACGATGGCTACAAAGTTCCGCCACACTACGACTCAATGATCGGCAAGCTCATTACTTGGGGCGAAGACCGCAACACAGCGATTGCTCGGGGTCGCATGGCACTGTCGGAAATGGTCGTTGAAGGCATCAAAACCAACATTCCATTGCACAAAGACTTACTGGAAGATCCTGTCGTCTGTGAAGGTGGTATGGATATTCACTACCTCGAACACAAACTTGGTCTGTCATGAGCGAACACACACAGCAAACCGACTGGCTGCAAGTAACGCTCAAAGCCGATAACGAAGAAGCCATCGAACGCATCGAAGCCGCTCTTGAAGCGGCTGGTGCAATTGCCGTCACCTATCAAGCCGGCGATGAAAGTGAAATTTATGAGCCACCAATTGGCAGCATGCCACTTTGGGCGGACACAGCCGTCACAGGCCTATTCGCACGTGATTGCGACCCTGAGTACGTCATGAGCACTTTGCGCCAGCAACTAGGTGATGAGATTGCGCTCAACGACCACATCCTCGCTGATAGTGAATGGACGCGAGCTTGGCTTGATCACTTCAAGCCTATCCAGTTCAGCGAGCGCTTTTGGGTTGCTGCCAGTGAGCACGTCATCGACGACCAAGACGCAATCGTACTGCGCCTTGATCCCGGTCTCGCTTTTGGCACTGGCACCCACCCTTCTACAGCAATGTGTATCGACTATCTCGCGCACTGTGAATTAAGCGGTAAAACCGTTTACGACTACGGCTGCGGTTCAGGTATTCTCGGCATTACCGCTGCCTTGCTCGGCGCTGAGCATGTGTGGCAAACGGATATTGATCCGCAAGCGATGACTGCGAGCCGCGACAATGCTACAAAAAACCACGTCAGCGAACAGATCACTTGCTGCGATAATCCTGATGATGCACCGGTTGTTGACCTATTGATCGCTAATATCTTGCTCAAACCACTGTGTGCCTTGCAGCCACAATTTGCACAGCATACTAATACAGATTCAACCTTGATCTTTGCTGGCGTGCTAGCTGAACAAGCCGATATTTTAATCGAACACTATCAAGCTACCCACAATGTGCGCGTCATTAATCAACGCGAAGGCTGGGTGTTGCTCGAAGCACAGCCACACCGCAACGACTAAGGCAATACCATGATCACGCTTGGCCGATTTCATTATCCTGATCCCGTCATCGTCCTAGCACCGATGGCTGGCGTCAGTGATCGCCCATTCCGTGAACTTTGCCAGTACTACGGCGCAGATTTCACTGTAGCGGAAATGATCAGCGCCAAGCCTGACTTAATGGATACTGAATTATCGCGTACCCGACTACAGTTTGGGGACGATGATCGTTACCCAAAAATCATTCAGCTGGTTGGTGGTGATGCTGCATTGATGGCTGAAGCTGCACGCATGATGCAAGCGCGTGGTGCCGACATTCTCGACATCAACATGGGTTGCCCATCAAAAAAAGTGGGCAAATACAGTGCTGGTTCTGCATTGATGGCCGACCCACAACGCGTAGCAGAGATCCTTACTGCGACGGTGCGCGCGGTAGATATTCCTGTGATGCTCAAGACACGCCTAGGCACTGACGACGGCAACCGCAACATCAGCGACATTGCCCATATTGCAGAAGACAGCGGTATTAGCTTACTTACCGTACACGGCCGTACTCGGGCGCAGCGCTTTAAAGGCGAAGCCAGTTACGAGGACATCGCGGAAGTCAAAGCCACACGCAACCTGCCAGTTATCGTCAATGGTGACATCACCAGCGCCACACAAGCTAAAGACCTTATTGACCGCTACGGATTCGATGGCGTCATGATTGGGCGTGGCGCACAGGGAAATCCGTGGTTATTCGCCGAATGCCAACACGCTATTAATCGTCGTCCAATGCCAGCCAATATAGATACCATATCGGACATCTATCGCCACATCGACGGCCTGCACGATCTCTATGGTGAGCACGGCACTTTAATCGCGCGCAAACACCTGCACTGGTACGCGCACGCATTACCCAATTACCGTGACTTGCGCGATGCCATCAATCAAGCACGCAATCGCTCACAACAGCTTTCCCTAATTCAATCCATGACCACAGCCAATATGGCAAGGATGGCATCATGAGCCAACTCATCATCAAACAGGCCATGGATCAAAGTATTGCTGAATATCTCGATCATCTAGATGGCGAAGCTGCTCCCAAGCTCTACAATCTGATGATGGGAGAAGCAGAAGCGGCCTTGATTGCCAATGCTCTGACACGCTGCAACGGCAATCAAACCCATACAGCCAATATGCTCGGTATTTCACGCAACACACTGAAGAAGAAAATGCAGCTGCACGGGCTCGACGAGAGCTGAAATTTGTTGACGTATTCAGCTTAATTAACACGCACTGAATCTAGAGTTTGCCTCTTTCCATATTCTTACAAATCGTCTCTTGCTGGAATAGTTCGCTGGTTTCGAGGCTTCCATGCCCGTTTGAATCGCCTCCATGTATTTGAAGTACAACGCTCTGAATATTGGATACTTAAGGTATACCGTGCAATTGCCGCCCGAATCTCTTGAGTACTACGGTGCTTTTTTTATATATTTCTTCCAAGCCATTTTCGCATATAGACGATAGAATAGGCTGTTCTCATGACTCATACAATCATGATATTTATAGTCAGCACTGGTAAAGGCTGGGCGGTAGCTTTACAAAGTGGCATTTAAAGTATCTATTTACCGCCAGAAAATATAGGCAAAACAACATGACAATACACTTTAAAAAACTGTTGCTTACCTGCTTTTTCGGCGCAATCTTATCTTGCCACGCCAACTCTCCTACGCCACAAACAAAGCTACCAACCATGTGGATTAGCGATGGTGATCGCATCTTGCATGTCCGTATCGCAGCTGATGAACACAGCCGAGCACGTGGGCTAATGTTCAAGCCATATCTACTGCCCAACGAAGGGATGCTGTTTGTGTTTAACCAGCCACGCCCTGTCGCTTTCTGGATGAAAAATACCCTCATTCCCCTCGATATACGTTTCTACGACAGCGCAGGCAATCCTATAGCCTATTATCCTTACGCTACGCCATGTATCACGGCACAATGCTCCACTTATCCGGCACAGGGAGCCGTCCGCTACGTTCTCGAACAACGCCCATCCTCTCTGATACCAAAGTCGATAAAATCGCTTCAAATAATACATCCATAAAAAAGCCCTACAATTAATGTAGGGCTTTGAAGGTCAAGTTCAATAAGATTATTTATTGGACTTATTAAGCTCATCATGTTCGAGAAGGATTTCAGCCAAATTATCTGGCTTAACAAAGCCCGGAATCAACGTGCCATCTTCCAAAATGATCGCCGGAGTACCGTTCACCCCAATACTGATACCCATATTGTATTGATCGCGGACGGGGGCAGCACAGTTTTCAGACTGAACCGTATCACCATTTTTAGCATCAGTCATGGCGCTATTACGGTCATCTGAACACCAAACTGCGACTGCTTTATCGTAGCTTTCAGAGCCGACACCAGCCCGCGGGAACGAAAGGTATCGAATTTCGATGCCATTTTCATTGTATCCATCAATATTCTCATGCAGCATTCTGCAATAGCCACAGTCGATATCAGTAAATACATACACTGCATGCTTTGTGTCGCCACCTGTTGCAGGGAAGATGATCATGTCTTCTTTATCTACACTGTGAAGCAAATCCGCACGGGCTTTTGCGCGGTTATTTTCAGTCAAATTTTCCCTAGTCTGCAAATCAATTAGCTCACCACGGATTAAATAGCGGCCATCGTTACTCAAATAAAAGACTTCCGAGCCAACATTGAATTCATGCAGTCCTTCTACTGGCGATGGGTCAATATGGTCAATCCGATTGCCTTCCATTGCTTGAGTCAGTAGCGTCAAATCCGGTTCAGCCATAGCTGGTAATACAGTCATGAGCGAAACAGTCAACGCAGCACCCACTCGCCGCTTCATATGCAACATAATTCTTCCTGATTCAGTGGTTAAAAATGCACATCATACTCAGGGAAAATAATTCTGCAATGACAAAAGCGCCATTGTTACATCAATTTAGGTTATCTTCAGGCTCGCGGGTGGTGGGCATTGTGTATTGCAGCCAGTCTGGCTTCAGCAATATGGGTATAAATCTGCGTGGTTGATAAATCTGCATGACCCAGTAACATTTGAACAATTCGCAAATCAGTTCCGTGATTGAGCAGGTGCGTTGCAAACGCATGGCGTAGAGTATGCGGTGAAATCGACTGTTCAATACCAGCGAGTTTTGCATAAAATTTAATCCGATACCAAAAGGCCTGCCGCGTCATTGCACCACCTCGAGCCGTCACAAACAATGCATCTGCAGCCTTGCCATCGAGTAGCCTCAGGCGTGCTTGCTGACAGTAGTTCGTCACAGCTTCTGCTGCGATA carries:
- a CDS encoding Fis family transcriptional regulator; its protein translation is MSQLIIKQAMDQSIAEYLDHLDGEAAPKLYNLMMGEAEAALIANALTRCNGNQTHTANMLGISRNTLKKKMQLHGLDES
- the dusB gene encoding tRNA dihydrouridine synthase DusB produces the protein MITLGRFHYPDPVIVLAPMAGVSDRPFRELCQYYGADFTVAEMISAKPDLMDTELSRTRLQFGDDDRYPKIIQLVGGDAALMAEAARMMQARGADILDINMGCPSKKVGKYSAGSALMADPQRVAEILTATVRAVDIPVMLKTRLGTDDGNRNISDIAHIAEDSGISLLTVHGRTRAQRFKGEASYEDIAEVKATRNLPVIVNGDITSATQAKDLIDRYGFDGVMIGRGAQGNPWLFAECQHAINRRPMPANIDTISDIYRHIDGLHDLYGEHGTLIARKHLHWYAHALPNYRDLRDAINQARNRSQQLSLIQSMTTANMARMAS
- the prmA gene encoding 50S ribosomal protein L11 methyltransferase, yielding MSEHTQQTDWLQVTLKADNEEAIERIEAALEAAGAIAVTYQAGDESEIYEPPIGSMPLWADTAVTGLFARDCDPEYVMSTLRQQLGDEIALNDHILADSEWTRAWLDHFKPIQFSERFWVAASEHVIDDQDAIVLRLDPGLAFGTGTHPSTAMCIDYLAHCELSGKTVYDYGCGSGILGITAALLGAEHVWQTDIDPQAMTASRDNATKNHVSEQITCCDNPDDAPVVDLLIANILLKPLCALQPQFAQHTNTDSTLIFAGVLAEQADILIEHYQATHNVRVINQREGWVLLEAQPHRND
- the accB gene encoding acetyl-CoA carboxylase biotin carboxyl carrier protein — encoded protein: MDIRKIKKLIDLLEGTDVTEIEINEGEETVRISRQQNAPAAAPQYFSVPQQQQYAPQPAQEAPAAPSEPAAAKPLSGKIIRSPMVGTFYAAASPDADDFVSVGQQISAGDTVCIIEAMKMFNRIEADFGGQVVEILVENGQPVEYDEPLFVLQ
- the aroQ gene encoding type II 3-dehydroquinate dehydratase, which translates into the protein MPQIFVINGPNLNLLGTREPDQYGHDTIEDLENRLVELAGAFDHELEFIQHNHEGALIDLIHAAGAHKVDFIIINPAAFTHTSIALRDALAAVKIPFIEVHISNIHAREPFRQQSYFSDLAEGVICGLGTHGYELAVIAAHQYLNKHNT
- the dsbD gene encoding protein-disulfide reductase DsbD, with product MIRKLGRLLPLLACVLVLNAFADPIPVKQAFIPSITTATEPDGALRYDITIDFAPHYYLYADRTSLSHDGEQLSGDATPTSTKSDPYFGDVKVWATPPTLTVNSDTPLDSITLRTQGCEDGVICYPPTEWTLTPPTAAPATQSNASANSQGGSLNALFGAKQGTTSGAAAAQNRAPVSSNGDDILPIEAAFVTEVTPDQQISITMPDGYYVYKDSLTLSNAGQDLTSRTQFPAAESHEDPFRGAQDVYHGQLILTPPELPEYPATITLSLQGCAEGKICYPPDSRELLLNASTPIAGTNAAAATPANTASTALASNSDDSDIAAKLAANYWTTLPLIFLLGIALSFTACIYPLIPIVTSLVVGKNSTTGRSYGLIGIYVLFMGLAMAALGAIFGLFQINLQVVLQTPWITALVAAFFALLALSLFDVFTLQAPAWLQTHIDKLNRRQQSGSFIGAAVMGALSVLVVSPCATPVLTALLLFSAQTTPFKGALALFLFGIGTGLPLLLFAGALRRFMPRAGTWMNVIKKGFAFALLAIAVWLVARILPTGWALLIWAGYSVLFASFVFPLEGISVRFARMRFALASAALIAALLLGQRATNDLLGNPHNAAAVQAEHASFTMVNDATTVSEIISASDKPVILDFYADWCIACKVWERDIWTNAAFATPLADYTLLKVDVTDFTDKHKQLFQELNLVGPPAVLIYPPHGDFTQPEQRIIGEIPADSFMQILAKNANPSD
- a CDS encoding DUF192 domain-containing protein; translated protein: MTIHFKKLLLTCFFGAILSCHANSPTPQTKLPTMWISDGDRILHVRIAADEHSRARGLMFKPYLLPNEGMLFVFNQPRPVAFWMKNTLIPLDIRFYDSAGNPIAYYPYATPCITAQCSTYPAQGAVRYVLEQRPSSLIPKSIKSLQIIHP
- the accC gene encoding acetyl-CoA carboxylase biotin carboxylase subunit, whose product is MFNKVLIANRGEIALRILRACNEMGIETVAVHSKADADLKHVLFADESVCIGPAPSSESYLNMPAIIAAAEVTNADAIHPGYGFLSENADFAERVEQSGFTFIGPRAETIRMMGDKVEAIKAMKAAGIPCVPGSDGPLNNDPETIKATAERIGYPVIVKAAGGGGGRGMRVVRSAEEVVDAVRLTKTEARQAFGNDMVYMEKFLETPRHIEIQVLSDKHGNAIHLGERDCSLQRRHQKVIEEAPAPGITEQQRAEIGDICVQACKRIGYHGAGTFEFLYEKGEFFFIEMNTRVQVEHPVTEMITGVDIVREQIRIAAGLPLSYTQEDIVIRGHAIECRINAEDPEKFIPSPGKVTEFHAPGGLGVRVESHLYDGYKVPPHYDSMIGKLITWGEDRNTAIARGRMALSEMVVEGIKTNIPLHKDLLEDPVVCEGGMDIHYLEHKLGLS
- a CDS encoding DsbC family protein is translated as MLHMKRRVGAALTVSLMTVLPAMAEPDLTLLTQAMEGNRIDHIDPSPVEGLHEFNVGSEVFYLSNDGRYLIRGELIDLQTRENLTENNRAKARADLLHSVDKEDMIIFPATGGDTKHAVYVFTDIDCGYCRMLHENIDGYNENGIEIRYLSFPRAGVGSESYDKAVAVWCSDDRNSAMTDAKNGDTVQSENCAAPVRDQYNMGISIGVNGTPAIILEDGTLIPGFVKPDNLAEILLEHDELNKSNK